One region of Camelina sativa cultivar DH55 chromosome 6, Cs, whole genome shotgun sequence genomic DNA includes:
- the LOC104793060 gene encoding UDP-N-acetylglucosamine--dolichyl-phosphate N-acetylglucosaminephosphotransferase-like, giving the protein MAARKRASTMSVSNKSDPAEPKSAPPEQKMTRKTVAASGEAFRLAQPKLGVIFVISTLLCSLYLYFLCFHYKVDNELKRSILINAGLSLVGFLVTLKMIPVAARYVLRRNMFGFDINKRGTPQGDIKVPESLGIVVGVVFLIVAIIFQYFNFTEDSNWLVEYNAALASICFMILLGFVDDVLDVPWRVKLVLPTFATLPLLMAYAGHTTIVIPKPLVAFIGLEGLDLGRIYKLYMGLLAVFCTNSINIHAGLNGLEIGQTVVIAAAILIHNVMQIGSSTDPEYHQAHAFSIFLTQPLMATSLAMLAYNWYPSSVFVGDTYTVFAGMTMAVVGILGHFSETLLIFFLPQVLNFLLSLPQLAGIVKCPRHRLPRYDTATGLLTGTKDGTLVNVYLRLFGPKSEKSLCIHLLVFQALACALCFILRHFLAGWYK; this is encoded by the exons ATGGCAGCTCGTAAGAGAGCTTCCACGATGTCAGTGTCCAACAAATCGGATCCGGCGGAACCCAAATCAGCGCCACCGGAGCAGAAGATGACCCGAAAGACCGTTGCTGCTTCCGGTGAGGCGTTCCGTCTCGCGCAGCCGAAACTGGGAGTGATCTTTGTGATCTCTACTCTTCTCTGTTCGCTCTATCTCTACTTTCTCTGTTTTCACTACAAGGTTGACAACGAGCTCAAACGCTCGATCCTAATAAACGCGGGGCTTAGCTTGGTTGGGTTCTTAGTCACACTCAAGATGATTCCTGTTGCTGCCAGATACGTTCTTAGGCGTAAcatgtttggttttgatattaacAAAAGAGGCACTCCTCAAGGagatattaaagt GCCTGAATCATTGGGTATTGTTGTGGGAGTTGTCTTCTTGATCGTGGCGATCATATTTCAGTATTTCAATTTTACTGAAGATTCAAAT TGGCTTGTGGAGTATAATGCAGCACTAGCTTCTATATGCTTCATGATTTTGCTTGGATTTGTAGATGACGTCCTTGATGTGCCTTGGAGAGT GAAACTTGTCCTGCCAACTTTTGCTACCCTTCCACTGCTCATGGCTTATGCTGGACATACGACTATTGTTATACCCAAACCTCTAGTTGCTTTTATTGGCTTGGAAGGGCTTGATCTAG GACGGATATATAAGTTATACATGGGGTTACTTGCCGTGTTTTGTACAAACTCTATAAACATACACGCTGGTCTGAATGGCCTTGAAATCGGCCAGACTGTTGTTATTGCTGCTGCT atccTGATACACAATGTTATGCAAATCGGATCATCTACTGATCCCGAGTATCACCAAGCTCATGCCTTCTCGATATTTCTTACTCAACCGCTGATGGCCACGTCCTTGGCAATGCTTGCTTACAATTG GTATCCTTCTTCAGTTTTTGTTGGAGACACATACACAGTATTTGCTGGAATGACTATGGCAGTTGTTGGCATTCTTGGTCACTTCAG TGAAACCctcctcatcttctttcttcctcaagTTCTGAACTTTCTATTATCGCTTCCTCAG CTTGCTGGCATTGTGAAATGTCCGCGCCATCGTCTCCCGAG GTATGATACTGCGACCGGATTACTGACCGGCACAAAAGATGGGACACTGGTCAATGTTTACTTGAGGTTGTTTGGTCCTAAATCAGAAAAGTCACTTTGCATCCATCTTCTCGTCTTCCAG GCTTTAGCGTGTGCCTTATGTTTCATACTTAGACACTTTCTTGCTGGTTGGTACAAGTAA